The nucleotide sequence CCTGTATAAAGACCTGTAGGTACTAAATATCTCACCTGTGGTCCCAACCAGCGTTGTTTGATGAACTCGGCGGCTCTCTCGCCGATCATGATGACGGGCGCGTTGGTATTCCCTGACGTCACCGCTGGCATCACACTGGCGTCAGCCACGCGGAGACGGTCTATGCCTTGCACCTGATAAGAAACAGGTAATGGTAAGTAACTgtcttgtaggtacctattcgaCGAATAATATTCACCGGAATGGGTTTACTGTGAAATATATGCCGTGTGATTTTTGGGCCGACTCTTCTacgtaaagaaaaaaaagccCTTACCTATATTGCATCAAATGCTGAAGAAAGACAATATCTACGGCGTAGGTAAGAACTTGATTAAATTTCTTACTTCTTACCTATCTACTGGAATAGTTTTGAATCTATTCAAATATTGTATACtttgtctttaaaataaaatatctgtttTAGCTTGCCCAATGTTGCCGTTATAACGTCGTCGAAACGGCTAATGATCTCAATAGAATTTACCTTTGACCTGCATTTGACATAACTTAGATTCATTCGTCAAACATACCTGCAGCAAGTTATCAACGACAGCAGTGGGGTCTCCCCTAGGCCCCATCTTGCAGGACCCCGCCTGATGGTTCTCGGGCGCCGTCTGCATCCTCACGGCGCACTCCCAGTAGGCGTCGCAGCCGAACTTGATTTTCTCGCAGCCCTTCACCGGCGTCTTGTCCAAGGTCACGCCGTACCGCTTCAGGGCTTTGGTCTCAGATAGCTTGATGGCAAACTTTATGCCTTCTACTAGAGTCTTGACGTCGTCTGGGTGGGTGAGGTAGCTGAAATTGTTGAAGGTTGGAAATAAAGAGCTTGTACTTTACTACCTCTATCTATAGGATGAAACTGTAGTTTTGTAATGGAGTTATATTTTGTGATAATTGAGTGAAGGGCTTCAAAAATGCGTCTAACAAAAAAGGAATTTTACAACTTTGTAGTAAATTGGTAAGCCTAATAAGCACTTTTCTAATAGCGACAAATTGGTGGGTTAAGAAACAAAGTCACTAATTTTAAAGTGGACACTATCTAGATCCGTATAACATCGGTATTCGAACTAATCAAGGTTACGGCGCCTAAATGCCCATTCCCTTTCGTTAATTTCAATGTACTTTAATGTCTACTAAGCCGATATTACGAAACTTTgggacacaaaaaaaatatcaaagtacctatctatatacCTCAAAAGCAAACGTAAGTCCTACTATTGGTGATATAGATGGAGTTTTAGAACTGTTCCAAGAATGTTTTACTATTGTGTAATAGATAACGAAGATTCAACGATTCAGGATAACTGCAGCCCctcaaaatatacttacttgGCATAAATCTTGGGATAAGCGAAGGGATCAGCAGAGGCGATCTCTAGCCGGCCCCTACTCTTGGGATGCAGCACCGTGGGGATGATCTGAATGGTCCGCGAGCCGTTGTCCAGGCGCTCTCCCACCATGCCTGTCTTCGCGCAGTCGGCCAAGAAGCCGCCGAAGAACAGCTGGATGTCCGGGTTGTCTTCCTCAGGGTTAGAATACTTGGTGTTTATGAAGCCCGTCACTTCTGATATGCCTGGGATAGGAGACAGTTAAAGTTAGGTTAGTTGTTGATTTTTCGGAGTTTACAGTTACAAACACGATAGGATCTTCACCACAATAGGCTTGTACCATACggaaaatatttatcttacagAAAAATTGTGAGTTGCCCTAAAAGGGGCGTTTTCACCTAAAACCTTCCCGTGGTTTTGTGGTTAACCTGTGGGTTAGCTGTCTCCAAAAGGAGTGTTTTTTTCCATAGTATCATAAAACTTATGATCTGATATGCCCTTACCAGTGCCCGACATAAGTCCGTCCCTGAACAGCAGGTACTCCATTGCAGTGGCCCAGTTGAGCGGCGTAGTGTTGTTGTCACTAACTCTGAAGTTGAGGAAGTGCGCCACGTGGTTGTGCAGGTTGCGCCCCACGCCCGGTAGCGCGTGCACTGGCCGCACGCCGACGCGGGTCAGCATTGACGGCTCACCGACTCCGCTTAGCTGCAGGATTTGAGGGGATGCTACTGCGCCCGCGCTGCAGAAGAGGTGATGAAGACGATTTAAATGTCGTTCTACTTAAGGTCGGAAAAGCTGTCCCGTTTCCGGGGCTTTGCTGAGCTAGTCAAAAATTCCCGCgatcatgttttatttacacacaTTTTTGTAGTGGAAGTAATAACCCCATCGGCATGAAAGCTTAGCaggtttaaaaattatattgtctCCCTAAGTCAAAAGTTAGCTTTAATTAGTCAGCATATGTACATACCTTAAAATAATCTCATTGTTTGCAAAAATGGTCTCAGTTCCGCCGAAGCTGTTCCTGACTTCCACAGCATACGCCTGCCTGGTGGTCTGGTTGATGAGCACTCTGGTGACGGTGGCGTTCAGCATGATGTGCAGGTTGGCGCGGTGCTTGGCGGGCCGCAGGAATGCGCGGGCGACGCTCAGGCGGGACCCGTTGCGGTTCGTCGTCTGAGCTATCGCGAAGCCCGTGTGGCGAATGCCGTTTAAGTCTCGCTGTTTGTACCCTGGAATTTAAGAAGAAGTTCTTGTTATTCTTTCGTTCATTGTATGAACGATTTTACTTTTTAGTGCCGCTTCAATAATTTTCGGATGGTTGGACCAGAAAACGtttatttgcataatttattataaaagataGAAAAATAGGAAAGGTTCAGCTCTGAGTTTGAGAAGATTTTTTTTCCCTGTATCATACAGACATTCACTTTCTAATCACTGTTCTCTATTTCCGACACTCACCTAATTCTTCTCCAGCCTTAACCAAGCTATAACTGAGGGGCGGATGATAAGGGAACTGCGCCACCGTCAGCGGTCCCCCCGTCCCGTGGTACATGGTGTCCATCTCTTTCAGCTGCTTGTTGTCCTCCGACTTGAGGAAGTAAGGCAGCACATCGTCATAGGACCAGCCCTCGTTGCCAGCTGCCGCCCAGTTGTCGTAGTCCTTGCGGGAGCCACGGATGTACATCATGCCGTTCATCACTGAGGTACCACCCAGGACCTGCAGATGAGAGAATGTGGATCAGTTGTGCATAGTATTGTGCAAGTGCCTTAAAGTTTATATAAACACGTTCAAAGGGTGATGACAATAATATGTACCCCTTGATTTAGACAATGTAAACATCGACATTTTGTGTCTTTTCCAAGACGTTATTTGATGCCCCTTTTATGAGCACTTTGACAACCGCAGATTTGGCTTTATTTGAGTACTAGTTTTGAATGAAACCAAGCCAGTCTTTCTAGAAATAATACTTAGCGATAACTTACCTTTCCTCTAGGCCAGTAGCACTTGCGATCAGTTTCTCCGAGACAGGCAGCAGGTTCCGGTTCCGTCTGGTAGCCCCAGTCTATGCTGGATCCGATGAAGTTCAGGAACATCGACGGCACCTGAGCTCCCGTTGGCTCGTCAAACCCTGGAATATAGCATCTTTGagataaaaataccaaaaaggtTTTTGGAAGATTACTAGGTAGGGTTTTTGACGCTAGTTAAAATAAACTCAGATGCACGGGTATATCAATGCCCAACTTCCAGGTTTCGGGCTGCATTGTGAATGTTTCTTATAACCACAAAGcgcgatttcggcccgatccGGGATTCGAATCCTcttgcacagcagtcgcgcGCGTGACCACCGATGCAGTTGTTTTATTAAGATGCCAGTTGTGTAGGTCTTATTGTTTACCAAACAATGAGCAATTTCACGTAGGAACACATACCTGCTTCTAACAGCAATACCCTCCACTCTGGCACTTCAGACAGTCTCGCAGCCACCACGGACCCTGCTGATCCCCCTCCCACCACTATGAAGTCGTACACTGAGTCCATGTGCCGACGAAACTATCAAACAGAAAATCAACCAATAGGAAATAAGTAACCTTTTCGATCtataaatctttatttgtgCTAAAAGACCAGATTGAAGCGTTGATACGCTCCATATTTGGTGAGAATCCAATTATTGTGGTCGATAGAATGCAATAAGTATGTGACACAATTGTTCTAAAACTTTAtgggaattttttttttatttggaacaAGGACTTGTATTTCCCAAGTTTGTAATGATATACCCGagaaacatgtttttttaaacataattgtTGTCTTAAACTCGAAATTACTTTCTCCAACAACAAGAGGTCTTCACAAAAAAACAAGAGTCACACTTTATCATTCGAGTAATCAGcatgttatt is from Helicoverpa zea isolate HzStark_Cry1AcR chromosome 19, ilHelZeax1.1, whole genome shotgun sequence and encodes:
- the LOC124639671 gene encoding glucose dehydrogenase [FAD, quinone], producing the protein MALTCDCPMSQPGPTLAATCGGGAFMLFMGLLEVFLRSQCDLEDPCGRAQFRRHMDSVYDFIVVGGGSAGSVVAARLSEVPEWRVLLLEAGFDEPTGAQVPSMFLNFIGSSIDWGYQTEPEPAACLGETDRKCYWPRGKVLGGTSVMNGMMYIRGSRKDYDNWAAAGNEGWSYDDVLPYFLKSEDNKQLKEMDTMYHGTGGPLTVAQFPYHPPLSYSLVKAGEELGYKQRDLNGIRHTGFAIAQTTNRNGSRLSVARAFLRPAKHRANLHIMLNATVTRVLINQTTRQAYAVEVRNSFGGTETIFANNEIILSAGAVASPQILQLSGVGEPSMLTRVGVRPVHALPGVGRNLHNHVAHFLNFRVSDNNTTPLNWATAMEYLLFRDGLMSGTGISEVTGFINTKYSNPEEDNPDIQLFFGGFLADCAKTGMVGERLDNGSRTIQIIPTVLHPKSRGRLEIASADPFAYPKIYANYLTHPDDVKTLVEGIKFAIKLSETKALKRYGVTLDKTPVKGCEKIKFGCDAYWECAVRMQTAPENHQAGSCKMGPRGDPTAVVDNLLQVQGIDRLRVADASVMPAVTSGNTNAPVIMIGERAAEFIKQRWLGPQGSYSLSQGGLTNTLQSSDTPQPTWQRWP